AGGCCCATCACACCGCCCGGGAGCGGGCCGACAGGGACGCCTGCTCGGTCTTCCACCGCAGGTGCGGCTGCGCCTCCACGTCGATCTGCACCGGCTCGTCGTCGCGCCTCGCGTCCGCGTCGTCACGCAGCCCGACGACGGCCCCGCGCCACGCCAGACCCGCCTCGGCGAGGTCGGCGAGGAAAGCCGCGCGTGCCGTGCTGCCGGACGCCGTCCACGCGTCCGCGATCATCGCCGCGACGCCTGCCACGGGGTTGCCGGGCCCCGCTCCCGCGTCGTGCAGGAGGTCGTCCGCCTGTGCGCACACGTCGCCGAGCGCGCGGCGGTAGACGTTCGTGCGCAGGTCGCCGGCCGTGCCGGTCACGCTCACGAGCACACCCCCTGTCCGGATGATCCGCATCGGACCGTACCGGAACCGCACCACCGCTCGCGGGCGGTGTCGACCCCCTCGACTCGTTCGGGTGAGCCCGTCCGTCAGGCGGACTCGCGGACCACGAGGGTGATGGCCTCGGAGCGGGGCGGGCGCGGGGGCGTCCCGCCGGCGAGGCGTCGCAGGACGGCGGCGGTGAGGTAGTCCATGACCGCGTCGGCGTTCTGGCGGACGGTCGTCAGGGGTGGGTGCGCGAAGGGGGCCAGGGGGGTGTCGTCGACGCCGATGATCGCGAGGTCCGTGGGGGCGGTCAGTCCCAGTGCCCGCATGCCGGCGAGGAGCGCGAAGGCCATGTCGTCGTTGTACGCGCACACGGCCGTCACCGCGGGGGACTCGGCACGCCAGGCGGCGACGGCGTCGGCCGCACCGGCGACGTCCATCGGCACGACGCGCGTCGACGGCTCGGACAGCCCGAGCTCGAAGGCGGCGGTGCGGACGCCGTCGAGGCGCAGGTCGCGGAAGACGGCGACGCGGGGGTCGTCGGGCAGGCCGTAGCCGATGTGCCGGTGGCCGGTGGCGGCGAGGTGCTGGAGCTGGGTCGCGCCGATCAGCGTGTGCGAGACGGTGAGGACGCCCTGGACCGAGCGCCGCGGGCGGACGAGGGCGCTCACGACGGGGATGCCGGCGTCCTCCATGGCGCGCTGCTCGGTGTCGTCGAGCCCGTCGAGGCTGACGACGGCGGCGGGCGCGACGGTCCGCCACAGCCCGGACAGCGCCGAACCGCCCGTGGTCCGACGCACGAACAGCGACAACCCGTGCGCCTGGAGGCGCTCCGTCAGGCCCTCGACCAGGCCGACGACGGCGGGGCCGATCGGCCAGTCGGGGAGCAGGAACAGCACGACGTCGGAACGACCGGTCCGGAGTGCGCGCGCAGCGCCGTGCGGCGTGTACCCCAGGCGTTCGATCGCCTCCTGCACGCGTTCGCGGGTGTGCGCCGGGATCGTCTGACCTGGGGTGTTGTTCAGGACGTAGCTCACGGTGGCCTGCGAGACGCCGGCTTCCCGGGCGACATCCGTCGCCGTGACGCGGCGACGTGCGGTTCCGTCTGCTGCCGACGCGCGTCTTGACGGGGCCATGCGGGGAACTTTAACGTATCAGCGGCACTGATACGTAAAAGTGGGTCGAATCACCGGCCCGCCACCCACAGTCCCCCTCCTCCTCCGGAGTCCCCCATGGCCACGAACCCCTACGGCACCACGCCGACCACGACGGCCGCCGCGGTCGCCTACGACGTGCTCGAGCCCCGCGAGCGTCACTGGTTCAGCGAGCCGACCCGCAAGGTCGGCCCGCGCTTCACGATCGCGCTCTTCGTCGCGCAGCTCGTCTTCTTCGTCGCACTCCTCGGCCCGGCCATCGTCGGCATCGCGGTCAAGGTCGACTCGATCGTCCCCGAGGCCCAGCGGACCTCCGCGGTCGCGCTCGTCGCCGGGTTCGGCGCGGCGGCGGCGTTCGTCGCGAACGTGCTGTTCGGCCGCCTGTCCGACCGGACGACGTCCCGCTGGGGTCGACGCCGGCCCTGGATCGTCGGCGGCACCGTCGTCATGACGCTGGCCTTCGTGATCATGGCGCTCGGCACGAACGTCGCGACGGTCACCCTCGGCTGGTTCCTCGCGCAGATCGGCGCCAACGCGACGCTCGCACCGTTCGTCGCGACGCTCGCCGACCAGGTGCCGAAGGTGCAGCGCGGCAAGATCGCCGCGGCGCTCGGCATGGCGCAGAACATCGGCATCTACGGCGGCACGCTCGTCGCGCAGTTCTTCCAGGACGACCTGCTCATCATGTTCGTCGGGCCCGCGGTCCTCGCGATCGTCGCGATGGGCGTCTACGCGTGGGTGCTGCCCGACCAGGTGCTGCCCGGCACGCCCGAGCGCATGTCGCTGCGCGAGTGGGTCACGACGTTCTGGGTGAACCCGCGCCGGCACCCCGACTTCGCGCTCGCGTGGTGGTCCCGGTTCCTCATCGTGCTCGCGACGTTCATGTTCACGACGTTCCGGCTGTTCTACATGCAGGACCGGATCGGGCTCGACGCGGGCGACGCCGTCGCGGCCGTGTCGACGGGCGTGCTCATCTACACGCTCGTGCTCGTCGCGGTCTCGCCCGTCGCGGGCTGGATCTCCGACCGGACTGGCCGCCGCAAGGTGTTCGTCGCGGGGTCCACGCTCATCTTCGCGATCGGCACGCTCATGCTCACGCAGGCCGGCACCGTCGGGCAGTTCTACGCCGTCGAGGCGATCCTCGGCCTGGCGTACGGGATCTACGTCGGCGTCGACCTCGCGCTGGTCGTCGACGTGCTGCCCAACCCCGACGACTCCGGCAAGGACCTCGGCGTCTTCAACATGGCCAACGCGATCCCGCAGACGCTCGCGCCCGCGCTCGGCGGTGTGCTGCTCGCGGTCAACAGCGCCGTGAACCAGAACTACGACCTGCTGCTGTGGGTCGCCGGCATCGCGAGCGTCATCGGCGCGCTCGTCATCATCCCGATCAGGAAGGTCCGCTGAGCGCCGCGGCCACCCCCGCCACGCCCGGAACCCGAACACCCCAGGAAGGACCGACATGACCGTCACCGACACCACCCGCGCCACCGACGAGAGCGCGATCCGCGCCCGCGTCGACGAGCTCCTCGCCGACATGACGATCGAGGAGAAGGCCGGCCAGCTCACCCAGTACTTCGCGTTCGACCTGCCCGAGGGCGAGGCGGCCGTGAGCGACCTGCCGCAGAAGCCCGGCGAGGTCGACGACGCGCTCGCGTGCGGTGGCGCCGGCTCGCTGCTGTTCGTCAACGAGGCCGCCCGCACCAACCGGCTCCAGCGGCAGGCCGTCGAGGGCTCCCGCCACGGGATCCCGGCGTTGTTCGGGTACGACGTGATCCACGGGCTGCGCACGATCCTGCCCGTGCCGATCGCGCTCGCTGCGTCGTGGGACCCGGACACGATCGAGCGCGGCCAGGCCGTCGCGGCGCGCGAGGCCCGCGCGGTCGGCATCCACTGGACGTTCGCGCCGATGGTCGACATCGCGCGCGACCCGCGCTGGGGCCGCATCGTCGAGGGCGCGGGCGAGGACCCGTACCTCGGATCGGCGGTCGCGGCGGCGCAGGTGCGCGGGTTCCAGGGCGAGTGCCTCGGCACGCCCGAGCGCGTCGTCGCCGGTCCGAAGCACTTCGCCGGGTACGGCGCCGCGATCGGCGGGCGCGACTACGACGAGGTCGACCTGTCGGACCAGCAGCTCCGCAACGTGTACCTGCCGCCGTTCAAGGCCGCGGTCGACGCGGGCGCGGGCAACATCATGACCGCGTACATGCCGCTCAACGGCGTCCCCGCGACGGCGAACGAGTGGCTGCTCAAGAACGTGCTGCGCGACGAGTGGGGCTTCGACGGCTTCCTCGTGAGCGACGCGAACGCGGTGCGCAACCTCACGACGCACGGCTACGCGGCCGACCTCGCCGACGCCGCCGCGCGCGCCGCGTCGGTCGGGCTCGACCTGGAGATGGCCATCTCCGACCCGGCGTACGCGCACCTCCCGCAGGCCGTCGCGGACGGTCGCGTCAGCATCGAGGCCGTCGACGCGTGCGTGCGCCGCATCCTCGAGGTCAAGCTGCGGCTCGGCCTGTTCGACGACCCGTTCGTCGACGAGGACCGCGCGCGCGAGGTGCTCGCCGACCCTGCGCACCGCCAGGTCGCCCGCGAGGCCGCGCAGCGCTCGGCCGTCCTGCTGCGCAACGAGGGCCACCTGCTGCCGCTCCAGGCGGACGCGCTCAGCTCGGTCGCCGTCGTCGGCCCGCTCGCCGACTCGAAGCGCGACACGCTCGGCCCGTGGGTCTTCGACTACGACCTCGACGAGACGGTCACGGTCCTCGACGGGCTGCGCGCGCGGCTCGGCGACACCGCCGACGTCCGGTACGCGCCGGGCGTCCGCCCCGCGCAGCGCACCTTCCCGTCGATGTTCGAGATGTTCCCCGGCAACGCGACGCCCGACCCGGAGAACTTCGACGACGAGGCCGAGCTCGCGCGCGCCGTCGAGGTGGCGCGCAGCAGCGACGTCGCCGTCGTCGTGGTCGGCGAGTGGCAGGGGATGATCGGCGAGGCCGCGTCGCGGTCGTCGCTCGAGCTCCCGGGACGCCAGCTCGAGCTGCTCCAGGCCGTCGCCGCGACCGGCACGCCCGTCGTGCTGCTCGTCATGAACGGCCGCCCGCTCGACCTGCGCTGGGCCGCCGAGAACGTGCCGGCGATCCTCGACGTCTGGTACCCCGGCACGCAGGGCGGGACGGCGGTCGCGGACCTGCTGCTCGGCGACGTCGCCCCCGGCGGCAAGCTGCCGTTCTCGTGGCCGCGGACCGTGGGCCAGGTGCCGATGATCTACTCGCACACGACGTCGTTCGAGCCGCAGAACCAGGGTCGCCGCTACTGGGACGAGGAGAGCACGCCGCTGTTCCCGTTCGGCTTCGGGCTCGGCTACGGCGAGTTCGCCTACGACGACCTGCGCCTGGACACCGAGACGCTGCCGCGCGACGGGCGTCTGACCGCCTCCGTGACGGTCACCAACACCGGCGCGCACGACGGCGACGAGGTCGTGCAGCTCTACCTGCACCAGCGTCACGGCCGCGCCGCGCGACCCGTCCGGGAGCTCAAGGGCTTCCGCCGCGTGCACCTCGCCGCGGGGGAGTCGCAGACGGTGACGTTCGAGGTCGGGCCCGACGAGCTGCGCTACTGGAGCGCCGCCGCGCGCGACTGGGTCGTCGACGTCACGACGTTCGACGTCGGCATCGGCGGCGACAGCACCGTGCCGCTGACGGCGTCGTTCACCACGACGGCCTGACACCACCGCGCCCGACACGACGGACCCCCGCACGCCGACCCGGTGTGCGGGGGTGCCGCGCTGCGGGGCCGCGCCGGTCCCGGTCCGCCGTCATCCGGTGGTGCCGCGCGCGGCGCCCGCCTTCCAGTCGACGACCTGCACGGGCACCACGAGCACCGGGCGGTGCTGGTGGTGCGAGAGGTGCACGGCGACGGAGCCCTCGACGAGCTCCCGCACCCGGGCGCCGGGGCCGGGCGCGCGCGTGCCGACGACGAACCCGGCGGCGTCGACGGCGCGGGCCAGGTGCGTGAGGGAGCGGTCGACGCGTCCCGCGAGGTAGCGGAAGTGCCAGGGGACGTCGGCGCCGGCGAGCGTCCGGGCGAGGGCCGCCTCGATCGCACGGGACCGGTCCCGCCACGAGTCGTCGACGCCGTCGGGGTCGATCGCCTCGTGCTCGACGGTGCCGTCGGGGTGCTCCTCGCCCGGGTAGCGGGAGCCGTCGACGTACGCGAGTAGAGCGCCGACGCGCGGGCCGACCGCGCCCACTCGAGCGCGGTGAGCACGACGAGCGGGGGCTGGTCGGGCACGACGCCCACGACGA
The sequence above is a segment of the Cellulomonas fimi genome. Coding sequences within it:
- a CDS encoding LacI family DNA-binding transcriptional regulator, encoding MSYVLNNTPGQTIPAHTRERVQEAIERLGYTPHGAARALRTGRSDVVLFLLPDWPIGPAVVGLVEGLTERLQAHGLSLFVRRTTGGSALSGLWRTVAPAAVVSLDGLDDTEQRAMEDAGIPVVSALVRPRRSVQGVLTVSHTLIGATQLQHLAATGHRHIGYGLPDDPRVAVFRDLRLDGVRTAAFELGLSEPSTRVVPMDVAGAADAVAAWRAESPAVTAVCAYNDDMAFALLAGMRALGLTAPTDLAIIGVDDTPLAPFAHPPLTTVRQNADAVMDYLTAAVLRRLAGGTPPRPPRSEAITLVVRESA
- a CDS encoding MFS transporter, whose protein sequence is MATNPYGTTPTTTAAAVAYDVLEPRERHWFSEPTRKVGPRFTIALFVAQLVFFVALLGPAIVGIAVKVDSIVPEAQRTSAVALVAGFGAAAAFVANVLFGRLSDRTTSRWGRRRPWIVGGTVVMTLAFVIMALGTNVATVTLGWFLAQIGANATLAPFVATLADQVPKVQRGKIAAALGMAQNIGIYGGTLVAQFFQDDLLIMFVGPAVLAIVAMGVYAWVLPDQVLPGTPERMSLREWVTTFWVNPRRHPDFALAWWSRFLIVLATFMFTTFRLFYMQDRIGLDAGDAVAAVSTGVLIYTLVLVAVSPVAGWISDRTGRRKVFVAGSTLIFAIGTLMLTQAGTVGQFYAVEAILGLAYGIYVGVDLALVVDVLPNPDDSGKDLGVFNMANAIPQTLAPALGGVLLAVNSAVNQNYDLLLWVAGIASVIGALVIIPIRKVR
- the bglX gene encoding beta-glucosidase BglX — its product is MTVTDTTRATDESAIRARVDELLADMTIEEKAGQLTQYFAFDLPEGEAAVSDLPQKPGEVDDALACGGAGSLLFVNEAARTNRLQRQAVEGSRHGIPALFGYDVIHGLRTILPVPIALAASWDPDTIERGQAVAAREARAVGIHWTFAPMVDIARDPRWGRIVEGAGEDPYLGSAVAAAQVRGFQGECLGTPERVVAGPKHFAGYGAAIGGRDYDEVDLSDQQLRNVYLPPFKAAVDAGAGNIMTAYMPLNGVPATANEWLLKNVLRDEWGFDGFLVSDANAVRNLTTHGYAADLADAAARAASVGLDLEMAISDPAYAHLPQAVADGRVSIEAVDACVRRILEVKLRLGLFDDPFVDEDRAREVLADPAHRQVAREAAQRSAVLLRNEGHLLPLQADALSSVAVVGPLADSKRDTLGPWVFDYDLDETVTVLDGLRARLGDTADVRYAPGVRPAQRTFPSMFEMFPGNATPDPENFDDEAELARAVEVARSSDVAVVVVGEWQGMIGEAASRSSLELPGRQLELLQAVAATGTPVVLLVMNGRPLDLRWAAENVPAILDVWYPGTQGGTAVADLLLGDVAPGGKLPFSWPRTVGQVPMIYSHTTSFEPQNQGRRYWDEESTPLFPFGFGLGYGEFAYDDLRLDTETLPRDGRLTASVTVTNTGAHDGDEVVQLYLHQRHGRAARPVRELKGFRRVHLAAGESQTVTFEVGPDELRYWSAAARDWVVDVTTFDVGIGGDSTVPLTASFTTTA
- a CDS encoding universal stress protein, with product MGAVGPRVGALLAYVDGSRYPGEEHPDGTVEHEAIDPDGVDDSWRDRSRAIEAALARTLAGADVPWHFRYLAGRVDRSLTHLARAVDAAGFVVGTRAPGPGARVRELVEGSVAVHLSHHQHRPVLVVPVQVVDWKAGAARGTTG